One genomic segment of Sminthopsis crassicaudata isolate SCR6 chromosome 2, ASM4859323v1, whole genome shotgun sequence includes these proteins:
- the LOC141557345 gene encoding solute carrier family 52, riboflavin transporter, member 3-like — protein MSLLTHILICIFGSGSWVAINGLWVELPLLVERLPEGWKLPSYITIIIQLANVGPLLIALLHRFRPGCLSEVPVIYALLAVGTIACLLFAFLWEKTSVVAGAPHSTAFLVLTFILSLVDCTSSVTFLPFMASLPAHYMNTLFIGEGLSGLLPAIVALIQGSGTKICTNSSIITEPANITKVPFIPGILNVTMSPDLVARTSQPKNCYLSANFSPFVFFLLLSVMMASCLAAFFALTRISKRWEHSEDHLVNQVSLKSFKLQEAKSDKDGKSDKDNCSSLDLPEENKTTVWSPAQLVFIYILVAFVNALTNGIFPSIHSFSCLPYGSRAYHLSSVLGVIIQPLVYLISVFLPEISLSWLGVVTVVGTGFGAYNMATAVLSPCPPLKGSAWGEALILISWVSYGGLLSYVKVMTGVYLRKVSHSALLWCGAVIQLGSAVGAILMFPLVNVLPIFKSAYDNNLQCPI, from the exons ATGTCTCTGCTCACCCACATATTAATCTGCATCTTTGGCTCCGGCTCTTGGGTTGCCATCAATGGCTTATGGGTAGAGTTGCCTCTGCTGGTAGAAAGACTACCAGAGGGCTGGAAACTACCCTCCTACATCACGATCATCATCCAGCTAGCCAATGTGGGACCCCTCCTCATCGCTCTGCTCCACCGATTCCGGCCTGGCTGTCTTTCTGAGGTTCCTGTCATCTATGCTCTGTTGGCCGTGGGCACGATTGCCTGCCTCCTCTTCGCTTTCCTGTGGGAGAAGACATCGGTGGTGGCTGGTGCTCCCCATAGCACAGCCTTCCTGGTCCTTACCTTTATCCTGTCTCTGGTGGACTGCACCTCCTCTGTCACTTTTCTCCCCTTCATGGCCAGCTTGCCAGCCCATTACATGAATACCCTTTTTATTGGGGAAGGGCTGAGTGGTCTCCTCCCTGCCATCGTGGCTCTGATCCAGGGATCAGGGACTAAAATTTGTACCAATAGCTCCATAATCACTGAACCAGCTAACATCACTAAAGTCCCCTTCATCCCTGGGATATTGAATGTGACCATGAGCCCTGACCTCGTTGCTAGAACATCTCAGCCAAAGAATTGTTACCTCTCAGCCaatttctctccctttgtcttctttctcctgTTGTCAGTCATGATGGCCAGCTGCCTGGCTGCCTTTTTTGCCCTGACACGTATCTCTAAGCGATGGGAACACTCTGAGGACCACCTGGTTAACCAAGTGAGTCTGAAATCCTTCAAGCTCCAAGAAGCAAAAAGTGACAAGGATGGCAAAAGTGACAAAGACAACTGCTCCTCACTGGACTTACCTGAGGAGAACAAGACTACTGTCTGGTCACCGGCCCAATTAGTCTTCATCTACATTCTGGTGGCTTTCGTGAATGCCCTCACCAACGGAATCTTCCCTTCTATTCATTCCTTTTCCTGCCTGCCCTATGGTTCCAGGGCCTACCACCTGTCTTCAGTGCTTGGTGTTATAATTCAACCCCTGGTTTACCTCATTTCTGTGTTCCTACCTGAAAT ATCTCTCTCATGGCTGGGGGTCGTCACGGTGGTGGGCACTGGCTTCGGAGCCTACAACATGGCCACGGCCGTCCTGAGTCCCTGCCCCCCGCTGAAGGGCTCCGCATGGGGAGAAGCCCTCATT CTTATCTCTTGGGTGTCTTATGGTGGGCTCCTGAGCTACGTGAAGGTGATGACTGGGGTGTACCTGCGCAAGGTGAGCCACAGCGCTCTCCTGTGGTGTGGTGCAGTGATCCAACTAGGCTCTGCAGTTGGGGCGATACTCATGTTTCCTCTTGTCAACGTGTTGCCAATTTTTAAGTCCGCCTACGACAACAACCTGCAATGTCCCATCTGA